GCCGATGCCCCGCGTGCCCCCAACACCTCCCTCGGGGCCAAGCCCCCAAACGCAGAGCGGCGCCACCGGCTATTGCcagaaacagttttatttatacAAGGACGAACATCGGTAACATGTTACAAAATACTCAACGGAAAAACCATACGGAGCGCGCGCGAGCGGGCGTCGCGCAGCCGGGAAAGAAACGGAGGCagagccggcggcgggggcgaggGCCGGCCCcaggcgccgcggcccccgcgccgcctcccccccccccccccaccgcggggctccgccgggCTCGTCcctgcgccccgcgccggggggggACACGGAGGAGACGCCCCCCACTTTGGGGCAGCCCCCTCCAAGGCCACTGGGATCCCCGGTTTCGATTCCCAAGGCCGGAGGGTccctggaccccccccccccccccaaaatcccATCCTCCCACACCCAAGCCAGGACCTGGGAAGGGGGGGGCGATTTGGggcacagagctgctcccccccacccccccccccgctggcAAAACGCCCTGGAATAACTTAAAACGCAAAGCGCCGTTCCCGTGctcgccgccccccccgccgccgcccgccccgagGACCAGCGGCCGGAgcatccattaaaaaaatactattaaataatacatctgtaataaaattatatacctttgttttgtttttttttttctctctctcttttaaagcTAAAATCGCTCTGAGTCCCTTTCAGCTGGTGaagtaacaggaaaagaaaacgttctttttttctctttttttgcctttttttcctctcttttttttttctgttttttttatgaacGGACAAAGTTTCATGGCGACAAACACGGCGGGATCCGTCACTGGTCTGCGCGCGTGGGACGAGAAACCCAAGTTATTTACAGCGAGACGAGGCCCCCGGGTGAGACCcaaccttcccccccccccaccccgcaaAAACCGGCCCTCGGAAAGGCGAGCCAGGCGCCTCCCCCCTTTCcgaaacggggggggggggggggggaaggggggaaaaagaaaaaaacaagaaggaaccaaaaagaaaaaaatcacagagaaattaaggcattaaaaaaaatgacttaattaAAGGCACGAATGTTTCCCATCGGCTCCCCCGGGCCGCGTTCGGCGCGAGcggggaaaaaaaggaggaaaaaaatgaaaaaacaaatccggagccgcccgcgccgcgccggggaaGCACGCCGGGGAAAGCGGGAGAGGAGGGACGCAAAGACCCAACGGACGACGGCGGAAAGAATCAAAACCAgcggacggacagacggacggacggacggacggccAGACGGCGCGGGACGAGGCGGGGACGCTGGTGGACCCGGATGCTGCACAAGAGACACGACCGCAAACACCGCGTGGAGCTGGAGTCCAACAGGACGTGggattttttctcctctttttaatagaaaaagaaaataatattcattttttttttttctttttttccctctcagttTCCTTCCGTTTAGCGTTTTGTTGTGgtggttttttccttttttttttcctttttttttttttccttttttttcccctccctgtcCGTGTTTCCGTCCAGGAACGGAGGGTGTCCCCCGGGACGGGGGTCACCGCCGGCGGGACGCGGCGCCTCACAGCGCGGGCTCTGCCTCCATCGGCTCCTCCGCGGCCctgggggcagagggagagcGAGCGCGGCCTGAGCCGCCCGGCACGGCCccgacggacggacggacggacggacgggaGGGAGCGCGCGCAGCTCCATGCACGGCCCCGACGGACGGACGGGCGGGCggatggatggacagacagacGGGAAGGAGCGCGCACAGCTCCATGCACGGCCCTGACGGACAGACgggtggatggatggacagacgGACGGAGGGAGCGCGCGCAGCTCCATGCACGGCCCCGACGGACGGATGGACGGGcggatggatggatggacagacgGGAGGGAGCGTGCGCAGCTCCGGGCACGGCCCCGACGGACGGgcggatggatggatggatggatggatggatggatggacggGCCAGCCCCGCGGGAGCGCGCGCAGCTCCGGGCACGACCCcgacggacggacagacgggcgggtggacagacagacagacgggcgggcagccccgcgggAGCACGTGCAGCTCTGGGCACGGCCCCGACGGATGGACAGACGGGCGGGTGGACAGAGACGGACAGGCAGCCCCGCGGGAGCACGTGCAGCTCTGGGCACGGCCCCGACagatagatggatggatggatggatggacggACGGGCAGCCCCGCAGGAGCACGCGCAGCTCCAGGCACAGCCCCCatggacggacggacggacggacggacgggcAGCCCCGCAGGAGCGCGCGCAGCTCCAGGCACAGCCCCcacggacagacggacggacggacggacgggcATCCCGCAAGAGCGCGCGCAGCTCCGTGCACTGCCccgacggacggacggacagacggacggagGGGGCGGCCGTACCtggcgcggcgcgggctgccCCCGGCGCCCACGGAGAGCAGCGCCATGGCGGTCACGGCGCCGCCTCCTCCGCCTCGCCCTGCTGCGCCTCCAGCAGCGAGCGGCCCACGGCCGCCGCGAAGCGCTTCACCGAGCCCCAGTGCGCGCctgcgccgggggggggggtcagggcctgccccccccccccggtggtCCAACCCCCCCCCTACCTCCCCCCCAGGGACAGACCCCagggtgtcccccccccccaagccctgggtgccccccaccccagcatGGACAGCCTCTGGGGCGCCCCCCCTTCtgcggccccccccccgggacagACCCCagggtgtccccccccccccaagccctgggtgccccccaccccggcatGGACAGCCTCTGGGGCGCCCCCCTTCtgcggccccccccccgggacagACCCCAGAgtgtcccccccacccccaagccCTGggtgcccccccaccccagcatgGACAGCCTCTGGGGCGCCCCCCTTCtgcggccccccccccgggacagACCCCagggtgtccccccccccccccccgagccctgggtgccccccacccccggcatGGACAGCCTCTGGGGCGCCCCCCTTCTGcacttccccccccaccccaccccgggacagacccccccccccccaagccctgGGTCCCCTGGCAGGGACAGACCTGGGGCCCCTCTGAGTCCCAGtgaaaccccccccccaagaagGGACAGGCCCCGGGGACCCCCTGGAGCCCCCCCAGGGACAGGCCCCggggatccccccccccaaccctaGCCCACCCCCCCTACACAGCAGGGACAGACCCTGAGGACCCCCCTGGTTCAACCCCCCCCCCTGAGCAGGGACAGACCCCGGGGGTCCCCTCTGCCTGCCCccctcccagcagggacagacCCCGGAGGTCCCCCCTGGCCCCTCCCCCCCGAGCAGGGACAGACCCCAGGGGTCCCCTCTGggcccccacccccccccccgagcagGGACAGACCCCCGGGGgtcccctccgccccccccccccccccggccggggccgctcACTCTGGATCTCGATGACCTTCTCCAGGGCGGCCACGGCGTTGGCGCTCGGCTTCTGCTGCAGCACGGACGGATCCAGCGGCTCCAGCTGCGCCGGCGCCGCAGGGTCGGGGGGGGACACGGGAGGAGGCGTCAGAgccgggggggcggcgccgagacaccccccccacccccccgtcCCCTAAGGTGGGGGGCTCGAgggggctcccggccccgctgcggggaaaccgaggcagggagcggggccgggacccccccaaccccccccccccccccacacacagccgtcaggtttgggggggggggggggggccgtggggccggaccccccccccacggaGGCGCCCTACCTCCAGGCCCAGCAGCGCGGAGACGCAGGCCTCGGAGGCGTCGCAGATGGCCGTCAGGTCGTGGCCCCCCTCCAGCGCCAGCACCACCCGGCCGCCCGCCAGCTCCATCAGCTGCTTGGTCAAGTGGCCGAAACCTGCGGGCACGGAGGCGGCGTGCcggggggggacggggacacaCACGCACGCGGCGGTgacgacccccccccccccaagcatcGTGCCCCCCCCGCTCACATTTGGCCGTGACGGAGTAGCCGCCGAGCGGGGAGAGGTGACCCTCGACGGCGTCGAAGCCGGCCGACACCAGCACCACGTCCGGGCAGAACTCGGTGGCCACGGGCATCACCACGGTcctggggggggtgggggggggggggggcgtcaGCGCCGaccccgccgcagccccggccccccgcccggccccccggcgcccaCCTGAAGGCGGTGAGATACTCGACGTCGCCGATGGGGGGGTCCACGCCGCCCGTCCAGGCGATGTTGATGTTGTAGCCCACTCCCATCCCGCTGCCGACCTGGGCAGAGCCGTGTCTgagccccccccgccgcccgcccagcccggacgcctgggcccgctcCGGcgagggatttttttttgggggggggggatatggAAGGGGACGCCCCGCTCCGGCGCTCACCTCCTCGGGCGCCCCGCTGCCGGGGAAGAAAGTTTGCCGTCGTCGTAGCGGTGCAGGAGATGTAGAGCACGTGGGGGGTCGCCGTAGAAGGCCTGCTGCGTGCCGTTGCCGTGGTGGATGTCCTGCGGCGGGCGAGCAGCGCCGTCAGggccgcccccccgggcccccccccccccggccccgcgcccgccgccttACCCAGTCCACGATGAGGATACGGCCCACGCTgagcttctgctgcagcagcttggCCGAGATGGCCACCGAGTTGAAGAAGCAGaagccctgggggggggggggggaggaggaggaggaggaggaggagcaggatgAGACCCCATCGGGTCCGGGCCACCCCCCCGGGcaccgctgccccccgcccgcggcgaGCCTCGCACTCACATGGCCGTGGACTCCTCCGCGTGGTGCCCTGGGGGCCTGATGACAGCGAAGCCGTTCTGCAAGGACAGgggcacacgcgtgtgcacacacGTGCGCGTGCAGGAGGGGGGCACCTTCACCTCCGCCTCCCCACGCTGCGCCCGGGGTGCTCTGCAGACCCCGGCGGggctcccagggctgcaggtgATTGTGCAAGGCCACGCACACACGGGGGTGTGCACGAGGGCCAGCGTGCACGAGGGCCGTTGCACGCACCCGGGGCAGCGTGCACAAAAGCAGCGGGCACGTGTGCAAGCAAGCGCGAGCACTGTCACGCACAGCCGGGGAAGCGCGCGTTGAGAGCGGCGTGCACACGCGAGGACCACCGCGCACACCCGGGGAAGCGCGCACGGGAGCAGCGGGCACACGCGCAGGCGCGCACGAGCACCACCGCGCACCAGGGCGGTGCAAGCGCACGCAGAGCCTCCGCGCCAGGAcgtgcacgcacgcacacgcgcgcacacgcGCATGCACGGCAGCACGCTCACCTTGATCTCGCCGGCGGCCACCTTGAAGGCCAGCTCCACGAGGCAGCCCACGGCCATGCGCACGGCGCTGGACGAGTGCATCTCGTTCCACACCGTGTCACTGTCCACCTGCCCGGGgacgccggcggcggcggcgggggggggggggggggggaatgtcAGCGGGGCCCGGCGCACCCCGGACCCCCCCAAGCCCCCCACCCGCACCCCGCCGCGCACTCACCCCCGATGCCCCCGCACGGCAGCACCGCGTACGTCTTCTGGCTGATGGGACCTGCCGGAGCAGAGCGCGCGGTGACACGGGGCACCGCGCCGCCCCCagagcctgggggggggggctcggggggggggcccaggcatccggcGACGCCGGCACCTACCCAGGAGCTTCTTGCTGTCGAGCTTCTGGCGGTTGAGGGGGCTGGTGCCGTAGAGGAGCGCGTGGTGCTCCGAGTGCACCGTCTGGATCTCCTCCAGCGTCGCCTTGCGGCCCCGGATGCGCTGCGgagggacggacggacggacggacaggGGGCTGAGCGCGAGCGAGGGgggggcgggccgcgccgcgccgtgccgagccgtgccaagccgagccgagccgcgccgcgcaccCAGCGCTCACCTCGCACTTGCCCAGCAGCCCCGTCTCCTGCAGGCGGGACCAGATGCTCTGGATGCGCCCGGCGTGCTCGGGGTGCACGGTGGTGTTCCCGCAGGCGCACTGGTGCTTCAGCATGAACGTGTCGTAGACGACGCCTGCGCGGGGccagccgcggcggggcgctggGCCGGGGCCGAccgccgcgcggggcgccccccgccccaccGAGGTCCCCCGGACGCCCCGCGGGATACGGGACACCAGGGCACCCCCGGGCCGAGCGAGGGACGGGGGCATGTCGCGGACGCCCTCGTGGGAAAGGGGCGCCCACGAACCCACTGGGGGACAGGGACACCCCCACGGGCCGGGGACCCCCCCCGGGCCCACTGCGGGCCAGGGCACCCCATGGGCCGGGGACACCCCATGGACACCCCACGGGCCAGGGCACCCCCCCGGGCCCACTGCGGGCCAGGGACACCCCACAGACACCCCCACAGGTCGGGGACACCCCCCCCCGGGCCCACTGCGGGCCAGGGCACCCCACAGGCTGGGGACACCCCATGGACACCCCCACGGGCCAGGGCACCCTGCGGACACCCCCACGGGCCAGGGCACCCCCCCGGGCCCACTGCGGGCCAGGGCCCCCCACAGGCCAGGGACACCCCATGGACACCCCCACGGGCCAGGGACCCCCACGGGCCAGGGACACCCCACGGACACCCCCACGGGCCAGGGACACCCCCAGGCCtggccccagcccccgccgccccccctACCTGTAGTGAAGAGGTGCTTGGGGGGGGCGTCAGGCGCGGGGGGCTTGAGCCCGGCGCTGGCGGGGGACGACTGGGTCCGGCTCAGCGCCTGGTGCGGCAGCGCCAGGAGGCCCAGGGGCGCCGCGGGGTAGAGCTGCAGCGGCTGCGCGTCGGCGAACACCTGCGCCGGGGAGGGTCCTgagcgccggggcgggcgccgcgggcacACGCGCCACGAGCAATGCACACGCACCATGGGCAACGCACACCCGCGCACCACGGGCAATGCACGCACTACAGGCaatgcacacgcacacaccaCGGGCAACGCACACGCACGCAGCACATGCAGTGCACACACACCATGGGcaatgcatgcacacacaccacACGCAATGCACACGCACCACAGGCAATGCACACGCACGCACCATGGGCAACGCATGCACATGCACCATGGGCAATGCACACGCACGCACCATGGGCAACGCACACGCACGCACCACGGGCAACATATGCACACGCACCATGAGAACGCACGCGCACCACGGGCGACGTATGCACACGCACCACGGGCAATGCACACGCATGCACCGCGGGCAACATATGCACACGCAGCATATGCaatgcacacgcacacaccaCAAGCAACGTATGCACACGCACCCACGGGCAATGCACGCGCAGCACATGCAACGCGCACGCACGCATCACGTGCAACGTGCCCCAACGCCCGTCCCGCGGCCGCAGGCAGGTGCCCTCGCTGCCCGGCGTGGCAGCGCCACGTGCGCCCACGCCACGGCCCGCCCGCCGTGCGACACGCTCGCGCAGGTGCCTGCAGCCAGGCCGTGCCCgtgccggggccggcgcgccgcggaggggggccggcagcggggcgaggggggggggggaggatgagTCacggcgggggccgcgggcgggcgagcgggggggccgcggcgcggggtgGCGGAGCCGAgaggccggcgcgggggcggcgatGACTCACGGCCCCTCCGAGTCATCGCtgcggcagcgcgcggggccgggggggggggcggggagtgggggggggtCTGGGCCCCCAACGGAGCCGGGGGAGCCGCCTCGGCCGGGCGAGACCCCCTCGTGCAAGGGCCCCTCGTGCAAAGGTGGTGCAGGGGACGACTGGGGAGCTGGTGGCGTTGGGGCTGCAgcggggtcccccccccccaccccccacccaaGGGCCCCCCCCCCGAGGACTCACCTGCTTGTAGGTGACACCCAGCTCGGCGACCTCGGGGCTCCCGGCGGCCTCGGCTTCGTCCCCGCTGTCGCCCGGCTCGTCGCGGGGCCCCTCGGCCTCCCGCAGCGGCTCCGGGGGGGCCCCCGGCGTCCGGGGGGGCgagggccggcggcgggccgggggggcccccggcgcccggcgccggctcctGCTGCTCCGTCAGCTCCTCCTCGGTCTCCTCGGGGTGGGTGGTGGGCTGCCGCGCCAGCTCGCCCggcttggagagcagctgggGCGCGGGCACCCCAACGCTCAGAAAGCCACCgagccccacggccgccccacgcCAGCCCCGGCTCCTCTGCCCGAGCCGCCTCACCCCACGGCCACCTTGTCCCACGGTCACCCCAcgccagcccctgccccacggtCACCCCACAGCCACCTTGTCCCACAGTCACCCCAcgccagcccctgccccatggTCAACCCATGGCCACCTTGTCCCACGGTCACCCCCACACCAGCCCCTACCCCACAGCCACCTTGTCCCATGGTCACCCCACACCAGCCCCCGCTCCATGATCACCCCATGGCCACCTTGTCCCATGGTCACCCCAAGCCAGCCTCTGCCCCACGATCACCTCATCTCACGTCCACCCCATACCCACCCTTGGTCTGCGTTAACCCCACGGCCACCTTGCCCCATAGCCACCTCGTCTCATGCCAACCCCTGCTCTGTGATCACCCCACGGCCACCCCATaccagcccctgccccaccgTCACCCTGTGGCCACGTCATCCCATGCCCCACGGCCACCCCATACCCGCCCTCGGTCCACATTAACCCCACGGTCACCTTGTCCCATAGCCACTTTGTCCCGTGCCAGCCCCTGCTCCGTGGTCATCCCACGGCCACCTTGTCCCACGGACGCCCAcgccagcccctgccccacggccgccccgcgcccacCTTGCCCAGctggacctgctgctgcttctccaggaAGTGGTGCTGcagggcgccgtggggcagggcctgggggctctggggcagcGGGGACGACTGCGTGCGGCTCAGGGGCCGGTGGCGCGGCAGCTTGCTCAcggcccgcgcgcccgccgccgcgcgctcGCCCGTCACCAGCGGCGACTGCCCGTGCAGGGGCACTGCGGAGGCGGCCGCCGTGAGCGGGGCacgcgcggggggggggggggcatgcgTGCATGCACGCGCGTGCACGCACACgtgcgcgtgcacacacacacgtgcgcgTGCAAGCGAGCAGGGCCGGCACTCACCGGCGATGAGGGTGCTCTGCTGGCGCGCCTGCTCGAGCAGCAGCACGTGCTGCAGCAGGgacgcggggccgggcgcctcCCCCTCCAGGGCCACCCCCAGCAGGCAGCCGGGGATGGACGAGGTGCTCAGGAACTTGCCGGTgagggcggccccggggcgcagCGCCGTCACCGCCGGGCGCTCGGCCTCCGCCTGCGGCGGCAGCTTGGGGGACGCCTGCGGTgccggaggggggggggggcggctcaGGGTctggcagccccccccccccacagccccAAGGGTCCCCGGAGCCTGGCTGCCCCCCTCCGCCCCCAGCCCGCCGCGCTCTGCCCCCACTTTGGGGACACCGGAGAGCTGCTGCTCGCCCCACGCGTCTCGGTGTCGCGCCgtggggaaaccgaggcacgaAGGGGTCCCGGGCGGCATcgagcccggacgcctgggctccCGGCTTGTGACACCCCCAGCCCATCCACCCTGGCCCGTCAGTCCCCCCCCTGCGTGGCACCAGGTCCCCATGCCACCCCCGTGGGGTGCTAGgtcccccaccccaccccaggGACACCAGGTCCCCACGCCACCCCCGCGGGGTGCTAGgtcccccaccccaccccaggGACACCAGGTCCCCATGCCACCCCCGCGGGGTGCTAGgtcccccaccccaccccaggGACACCAGGTCCCCACGCCACCCCCGCGGGGTGCTAGGTCCCCACTCCGGCCCCATAGGAGGCCAGGTCCCCATACCAACCTCAGGGGACATAGGGGGGGTCCAGGGTGACCCCACGCGACACCAGGCCCCTGCGCCGCCCTGCTGGGGCGcagggtccccccccccccgacccgACCCCACGGGGTGCCGGCCCCACTCACGTTGAGGTGGGAGTTGGTCACGGTGACGGTGGCCTGCAGCCCCAGGGAGATGTTGGGCAGGGACGGGGACGTGTAGAGGCTGAGCTGGCCGGCGCCGTCCAGGGCGAGGGCTcggtgctggggcaggagctgctgcgcgGCCGGGGTGCAGCGGGAGCAAcggtggggggggggcctcAGGCgccggaggggggggggggggggggcacggcgGGGagcccccccagcccggcccgacccggccccgccgcggcgccggctgaTTGGGATGCGAGGCAGAGGCGGCTCTGCGGCACCCGGAGCCGGCTCAAGGTGACCCCCGGCTCGCGCCGCACACCCGTCGCATGCACACCCGGGGCCCCCGAGCGTGCAAGCACGCGCGTGTGCCCACGGTCCTCGCGGTGCCGCCGGGCGCCTACCTCGGCGTGGATGTTGGGGACGGAGCCGGTGAAGCCGTTCTCGGCGATGGCGCTGTTGGAGCTGTTGGGCGAGCTGGGCCCGGAGCCCGGCGCGCTGCTGCACACCGAGGACActgcggggcgggcggccgggcgtcacgggcggcccccggcccgcacGAGCACGCGCGCGTGCAAACGCCCGCGCGCACCGAGAGCGGACCCAGGagccccggccggccggccggtcCGACCGACCGCTGCCCCTCTCTCCCCGCGCGGGGACCGAGCCGGCCCCACGGCGCGTCCCGGGCGcgcggggtggggtggggtggggtggggtgcaggggggccGCTCGGCACCCACCCGTGATCTCGACGGCGCGCTTCTTGAAGGTGCTGACGACGGTGCCGTCCTTCCGGCGCAGCAGCGGGCTGCTCCTCCGCTCCGCTACCTTCTGTTTTAACCGCGAGCGCACTTTCAGGTTGGGTTCGGAGGCTGCGGGCACCGGGAGGGCACGAGAAGCGGCGTtagcggcgggcgggcggcgcggcacggcgggCTGAGCCCCGCGCCGCTCGGCTCACGCACCGGTCTTGCGCAGCGGGAAGTCGTCCCGGCTGTCGTAGGTGCCGAGCAGGGGGAGCTTGTAGGACGGCGGCGTGCCCGGGCTGCCCGTCTGCGGAGGGGAACTCTGGTCCAACGAGGTATGGTGAGCCCTGCGCAGAGCCGGGCGGGACGCGGCGTTagccaggacgcctgggccccctctccGGCTGCAGGGGGGCAGGGGGTCCCCGAGGGCGACCTACCAACATTTGGGGTGCTGGGGGAGGGAATGGTTga
This genomic interval from Rhea pennata isolate bPtePen1 chromosome 26, bPtePen1.pri, whole genome shotgun sequence contains the following:
- the HDAC5 gene encoding LOW QUALITY PROTEIN: histone deacetylase 5 (The sequence of the model RefSeq protein was modified relative to this genomic sequence to represent the inferred CDS: inserted 1 base in 1 codon; deleted 2 bases in 1 codon), with translation MSSPSDADGAAGREPALELLSRAQLRAALPAAGAEGPAEACGAPEACGERRGPGLDAALDAAARERQLQRELLALKQQQQLQKQLLFAEFQKQHEHLTRQHEVQLQKHLKQQQEALAARRQQELEQQRQRERQEALEQQRLEQLHALRTKDKSRESAIASTEVKLKLQEFLLSKTKEPAAGALNHSLPQHPKCWAHHTSLDQSSPPQTGSPGTPPSYKLPLLGTYDSRDDFPLRKTASEPNLKVRSRLKQKVAERRSSPLLRRKDGTVVSTFKKRAVEITVSSVCSSAPGSGPSSPNSSNSAIAENGFTGSVPNIHAELLPQHRALALDGAGQLSLYTSPSLPNISLGLQATVTVTNSHLNASPKLPPQAEAERPAVTALRPGAALTGKFLSTSSIPGCLLGVALEGEAPGPASLLQHVLLLEQARQQSTLIAVPLHGQSPLVTGERAAAGARAVSKLPRHRPLSRTQSSPLPQSPQALPHGALQHHFLEKQQQVQLGKLLSKPGELARQPTTHPEETEEELTEQQEPAPGAGGPPGPPPALAPPDAGGPPGAAAGGRGAPRRAGRQRGRSRGRREPRGRRAGCHLQAGPSPAQVFADAQPLQLYPAAPLGLLALPHQALSRTQSSPASAGLKPPAPDAPPKHLFTTGVVYDTFMLKHQCACGNTTVHPEHAGRIQSIWSRLQETGLLGKCERIRGRKATLEEIQTVHSEHHALLYGTSPLNRQKLDSKKLLGPISQKTYAVLPCGGIGVDSDTVWNEMHSSSAVRMAVGCLVELAFKVAAGEIKNGFAVIRPPGHHAEESTAMGFCFFNSVAISAKLLQQKLSVGRILIVDWDIHHGNGTQQAFYGDPPRALHLLHRYDDGTFFPGSGAPEEVGSGMGVGYNINIAWTGGVDPPIGDVEYLTAFRTVVMPVATEFCPDVVLVSAGFDAVEGHLSPLGGYSVTAKCFGHLTKQLMELAGGRVVLALEGGHDLTAICDASEACVSALLGLELEPLDPSVLQQKPSANAVAALEKVIEIQSAHWGSVKRFAAAVGRSLLEAQQGEAEEAXAVTAMALLSVGAGGSPRRARAAEEPMEAEPAL